The following are encoded together in the Apis mellifera strain DH4 linkage group LG4, Amel_HAv3.1, whole genome shotgun sequence genome:
- the Cbs gene encoding cystathionine-beta-synthase (The RefSeq protein has 3 substitutions compared to this genomic sequence) → MEFKQPNRPSYCTWELNATNSPHTCRTKNGDYTKIMPDILTAIGQTPLIKLNNIPKSYGIKCEIYAKCEFLNPGGSVKDRIAYRMIQDAEDKGLLKPGCTIIEPTSGNTGIGLAMAAAVRGYKCIIVMPEKMSDEKISTLYALGAKIIRTPTEASWHSPEAHISVAQKLQKEIPNSIILDQYTNPGNPLAHYDQTAIEIWKQCEGKIDYLVAGAGTGGTISGIGRKLKELSPNIKIIAVDPKGSILDPSSDSQNEVGFYEVEGIGYDFIPTVLDRNVIDKWIKTEDNESLNAARMLIRQEGLLCGGSSGAALIAALKIAKDIPEEKRMVIILPDGIRNYLTKFVSEYWMETRGFLQPVCQNEMNKWWWNMKISNLSFDKQSLLKENTVTCQEAMHMLKNADSQLLVISDDNIHIKGVISLNKLTSYVISGIVKCTDFVDKAMVKQYVKVKHSATLGYISRVLEKEPYVIILDDEHDDAFIGIVNQFHILQFITKNGTSNNYLIN, encoded by the exons atggAATTTAAACAACCTAATCGACCTAGTTATTGTACATGGGAATTAAATGCAACAAATTCACCACATACATGTAGAACAAa AAATGGTGATTGTACTAAGATAATGCCTGATATTTTAACTGCTATTGGACAAACAccacttataaaattaaataatattcctaaATCTTATGgtataaaatgtgaaatat atgcaAAATGTGAATTTCTTAATCCTGGTGGTTCTGTAAAAGATAGAATTGCATATAGAATGATTCAAGATGCAGAAGATAAAGGTTTGTTGAAACCAGGATGTACCATTATTGAACCAACAAGTGGTAATACTGGAATTGGTTTGGCAATGGCTGCTGCAGTTAGAGGATATAAATGCATTATTGTTATGCCAGAAAAAATGtctgatgaaaaaatatcaacacTTTATGCACTTGGTGCTGAAATTATACGAACTCCAACTGAAGCAAGTTGGCATAGTCCAGAAGCACATATCAGTGTTgctcaaaaattacaaaaagaaataccAAATAGTATTATTCTTGATCAg tatacTAATCCTGGAAATCCATTGGCTCATTATGATCAAACTGCAATTGAAATTTGGAAACAGTGTGAAGGCAAAATAGATTATTTGGTAGCTGGTGCTGGTACAGGTGGTACTATTTCAGGTATTGgacgaaaattgaaagaattatcaccaaatataaaaattattgctgTGGATCCTAAAGGAAGTATTTTAGATCCATCAAGTGATTCACAAAATGAAGTTGGCTTTTATGAAGTAGAAGGAATTGG ttatgaTTTTATACCTACAGTGTTAGATCGTAATGTAATTGATAAATGGATAAAGACTGAAGATAATGAATCATTAAATGCTGCTAGAATGCTTATACGTCAAGAAGGTTTACTTTGTGGTGGTAGCAGTGGTGCTGCTCTTATAGCTGCTCTTAAAATAGCTAAAGATATTCCTGAAGAAAAACGTATGGTAATTATTTTACCTGATGGAATACGAAACTATTTAACTAAATTTGTATCAGAATATTGGATGGAAACTAGAGGATTTttg caACCTGTTTgtcaaaatgaaatgaataaatggtggtggaatatgaaaatttcaaatttatcttttgataAACAATCATTGTTAAAGGAAAATACAGTAACATGTCAAGAAGCTATGCATATGCTCAAAAATGCAGATTCACAGTTATTAGTTATTAGTGatgataatatacatataaaaggtgttattaatttgaacaaaCTTACATCATATGTAATATCTGGTATAGTAAAATGTACAGATTTTGTAGATAAAGCTATGGTTAAACAATATGTTAAAGTTAAACATTCAGCAACTCTTGGTTATATATCACGTGTTCTTGAAAAAGAACCATATGTGATAATTTTAGATGATGAACATGATGATGCTTTTATCGGAAttgtaaatcaatttcatattttgcaatttataacCAAAAATGGtacatctaataattatttaataaattaa
- the LOC725904 gene encoding trafficking protein particle complex subunit 6B, with amino-acid sequence MRQQITDTKINSHTSGEADECLFEYLHAEMVNYALNKSCKNKEGEEELSRLEWMGFSVGYRIIERLTREWNRFKDELDMIKFICTDFWSSLYHKQIDNLRTNHHGVYVLQDNSFRLLNKVGTNNKQYLQESPRLLTFTCGLLRGSLANLGIISTVNAEISTLPSCKFHVQVQRI; translated from the exons atgagACAACAAATAActgatacaaaaattaattctcacaCATCTGGAGAAGCTGATGAATgtcttttcgaatatttacatGCTGAAATGGTTAATTAtgctttaaataaatcatgtaaaaataag gaaggagaagaagaactaTCTCGATTAGAATGGATGGGATTCAGTGTTGGTTACAGAATTATTGAACGATTGACACGAGAATGGAATCGATTTAAAGATGAATTGGATATGATAAAGTTTATCTGTACTGATTTTTGGTCAAGTCTTTATCATaaacaaattgataatttaagaaCAAATCATCATGGTGTATATGTATTACAAGATAAttcatttcgattattaaataaagtaggtactaataataaacaatatttacaagAAAGTCCacgtttattaacatttacttGTGGACTTTTAAGAGGAAGTTTGGCAAATCTTGGAATTATTAGTACTGTTAATGCAGAAATTTCTACATTACCAAGTTGTAAATTTCATGTACAAGTTCAaagaatttaa